TATCGAACGCCAGCAGCCGCGCCAGCACATCGCGCACCTGGTCACTCATCGCCCGGCACGCCATAGCTTGGCGCCTCCCGGGGATCGATCGCCCGCGTAATATAATCCTGCATCTGGGGCTGGTAAGCCCGCCACAGCGCCGCCAGCTCGCCGATGGGATCCTGCTGCGCCCAGTCAACCCGCAGGTCAACAATCGGCCAGCTATGCTCACCCACCACCTTCAGCGCCGCGGAATGCACCGCGCCGGCCTCGCCGCCGCGCTCAAGCGCCGCCTGCAGCGCCGCCATCAGGCGCTCCGCCAGGAGACCGGACGCGTTTTCAAAGGCCGACGTCATCGCCTCAACCACCGATTTATCCGCCAGCATATTGCCCGCCGCAACGCACGCGTGACCCTGTACGCCATGATAGACCCCCAGCGATTGATCGCCGCTGAACAGCGCAGTGCTCCCCTGGCGGTCAATGGCGATCAGCTGACGGTAAGCGCTGAACGCATCCTCACGCAGGGCGCTGTCTAACGCGCCCTGCGATGACATCCCCTGTTCGAGCCGCTGCAGCGCCAGGCTCCCCAACCGCGGCAGCGTGACATTCTGGCTGGACACCGCGCCCACCCCGGCCTGCAGCCAGGGACAGCGGGCGCCGACTGCAATGCTGGAAGAGCTGATGGCAATGCCGAACTGCCCGGTTTTGTCACAGCGAGCGGCGATAGAGAACGTCATGCCTGCTCCTCCCCATGCCACCCTTCCGGAATCACCGCGATGATGTCGATCTCCATCAGCCACTGCGGCTGCGCCAGCGCCGAGACCACGATCCCGGTCGAGATCGGAAATACCCCTTTCAGCCATTTTCCAACTTCCCGATACACCGGCTCACGATATCTTGGGTCGATAATATAGGTGGTTGTTTTAACGATATGCGAGAGATCGCTGCCCGCCTCCTCCAGCAGTTGCTTGACGTTTTTCATCGCCTGCTCCGCCTGCGCCGCCGGATCGCCCAGGCCGACCAGGTTGCCGTCAAAATCGGTGCCGACCTGACCGCGCAGATACACGGTATTGCCCGCGCGCACCGCCTGGCACAGGTCGTTATCCAGCGATTGGTTGGGATAGGTGGCTTTAGTGTTGAACATACGGATGCGGGTATGGGTAACGTTACTCATAAAATATTCCTGTTTAACAATAACGGCGAAGTAAGCAAAAAACGGACGGGCGGCTTACGCCTCCCCCGCGCGCCCCTGGCGGACGTTCTGATGCCGGCGGCTGACGCCGGCGCGCGTTGCCAGCCAGTAATAGAGCGGCGAGGTAACCAGCAGCCCCATCAGCCAGGAGAGGTCGGCGCCGTGAATGTGCACCGAGATCGGCCCGACGTATAACGGGGTATTCATAAACGGGATTTGCACCACAATGCCGATAGCGTAGGCCAGCAGCGCCTGGGGGTTGTAGTAGCCGTAGATGCCGCCGTCCGCACGAAAAATCGAGTCAATGTCATACTGCCCTTTATGGATGGCGTAGAAGTCGATCAGATTGATCGCCGTCCAGGGCACCAGCACCACCAGCAGCGCCAGCACTAAATCCACAAAATGACCAATAAAGTCCGCCGAGCTGTAAATGGCGGCGATACAGCAGGCCAGCAACACCAGCACCGACAGCACCGCCCGGCTCCTGCCGGTAGGGATCCAACGCCAGGAGAAGGTCTGCACCAGCGTAATCATCGAGATCACCGCGCCGTACAGATTCAGCGCGTTATGGCTAATCACGCTCAGCAAAAACAGCACCAGCATCAGCGGGCCGATTGAACCGGTGGCCAGTTTGACGGCGTCCATGGTTTCCATCCCCGCCGGCGTGGCCAGCACCGCCACCGCGCCGAAAATAAACGAGAGGCTGGAGCCCAGCGCCGAGCCGAGATAGGTGGTCCAGAAGGTGGCCGCCACTGACACGTTCGCCGGCAGATAGCGCGAGTAATCGGAGACATAGGGGGCAAAGGCAATTTGCCACAGCGCCCCCAGCGACACCGTCGCCAGCCAGCCGTAAAGATTAAAGCCGCCACGGGTAAAAAAGTCTGCACTGTGTATGTGGCTGAATATATAGCCAAAACCCAGCAGAATGCCGATACCCAACACCCAGGTGCCGATCCTGTTGAGCAGGTGAATAAAGCGATAACCGATAATGCCGATCGCACAAGATCCCACCGCGCCGATCGCGATCCCCACCGGCACTGAGACACTGTCCGTGACGCCATGCAGCGACTTGCCCGCCAGCACAATGTTGGAGGTAAAGAAGCCGAGGTACATCACTCCGGCAATCACCACCACCAGCAACGAGCCCCAGGAGCCGAACTGCGCGCGGCTCTGGATCATTTGCGGAATGCCCATCTGCGGGCCCTGCGCCGAGTGCAGCGCCATCAGCACCCCGCCGATCAGCTGGCCCACCAGAATGGCGATCACGCCCCAAAACAGATTGAGATGAAACAGCTGGACGCCGAGCGCGCCGGTAACGATCGGCAACGGCGCGATATTGCCGCCGAACCAGAGCGTAAACAGATCTCTGACCTTCCCGTGACGCTCTTGCGGCGGGATATAGCCAATGGTGTGCTTTTCGATAAGCGGTGGCGATGATTCAGTCGCAGGCATGGTGAACTCCCGGTTGCATAGACGTTGTGTGGGTATTTTTTAATTAACCGCCGAAAACTGCGGAGTTTTATTATTTGCCTGATAATGCGCACCGTCAGAGGGAGAGATAAAATATTAAAAACATTCCCCCAGAGAATAAAAAAACTATCCCGCACGCCTTCACCAATCGCCGACCGCCCACGTATGTCCCGGCCAATCCCCAACGAATTACCCCACCGTCAGAATGGCGCGCCATTACCGGTGATCGCCGAAAAAGTGCGGCGTCTTGCATCATTAATTTATCGTCAATCGTTAGGTTAATAATATTTTACCCATTCAGCGGCATTCCCTAGTCTGCGAAATCCACAGAGGTGAACAGCGGTTTAACCGGCTCAACACCGATAACCGTTCTAAGGATGCAAACATGACGTTAAATAACAGCGAGATTGATACGTTAGTGGTAGGAGCCGGCCAGGCGGGCGTAGCAATGAGCGAACACCTGACCCAACTCGGCATTCCTCATTTAGTGCTGGAGAAGAACCGCATCGCCGAGGCCTGGCGCACGGGCCGCTGGGATTCACTGGTCGCCAACGGCCCGGCCTGGCATGACCGCTTCCCCGGCATGGAGTTTGACGATATCAACCCCGACGGCTTTGTCGCCAAAGAACGGATCGCCGATTACTTTGCCGCCTATGCGGATAAATTCAACGCGCCGATTCACACCGGCGTCGACGTCAGGCGCGTGCAGCGCAACCTTGGCCGCCCCGGTTTTAGCGTGGAGACCTCGGCAGGACGGATTGAGGCTCAACGCATCGTCGCCGCCACCGGGCCGTTTCAGCGGCCGGCGATCCCGGCGATCGCCCCGCAGGATGACACGCTTACCCAAATTCACTCGGCGCAATACCGTAACCCGCAACAGCTGCCCGCGGGCGCGGTACTGGTGGTCGGG
The nucleotide sequence above comes from Serratia rhizosphaerae. Encoded proteins:
- a CDS encoding DUF1028 domain-containing protein encodes the protein MTFSIAARCDKTGQFGIAISSSSIAVGARCPWLQAGVGAVSSQNVTLPRLGSLALQRLEQGMSSQGALDSALREDAFSAYRQLIAIDRQGSTALFSGDQSLGVYHGVQGHACVAAGNMLADKSVVEAMTSAFENASGLLAERLMAALQAALERGGEAGAVHSAALKVVGEHSWPIVDLRVDWAQQDPIGELAALWRAYQPQMQDYITRAIDPREAPSYGVPGDE
- a CDS encoding RidA family protein; the protein is MSNVTHTRIRMFNTKATYPNQSLDNDLCQAVRAGNTVYLRGQVGTDFDGNLVGLGDPAAQAEQAMKNVKQLLEEAGSDLSHIVKTTTYIIDPRYREPVYREVGKWLKGVFPISTGIVVSALAQPQWLMEIDIIAVIPEGWHGEEQA
- a CDS encoding purine-cytosine permease family protein, which encodes MPATESSPPLIEKHTIGYIPPQERHGKVRDLFTLWFGGNIAPLPIVTGALGVQLFHLNLFWGVIAILVGQLIGGVLMALHSAQGPQMGIPQMIQSRAQFGSWGSLLVVVIAGVMYLGFFTSNIVLAGKSLHGVTDSVSVPVGIAIGAVGSCAIGIIGYRFIHLLNRIGTWVLGIGILLGFGYIFSHIHSADFFTRGGFNLYGWLATVSLGALWQIAFAPYVSDYSRYLPANVSVAATFWTTYLGSALGSSLSFIFGAVAVLATPAGMETMDAVKLATGSIGPLMLVLFLLSVISHNALNLYGAVISMITLVQTFSWRWIPTGRSRAVLSVLVLLACCIAAIYSSADFIGHFVDLVLALLVVLVPWTAINLIDFYAIHKGQYDIDSIFRADGGIYGYYNPQALLAYAIGIVVQIPFMNTPLYVGPISVHIHGADLSWLMGLLVTSPLYYWLATRAGVSRRHQNVRQGRAGEA